From a single Stackebrandtia endophytica genomic region:
- the yidD gene encoding membrane protein insertion efficiency factor YidD, whose amino-acid sequence MSVMARVLSWPVIAYRRWISPALPDRCRFYPTCSAYAVEAIQVHGAARGAWLTVKRLGRCHPFHAGGFDPVPAAPDRPERAHMTETTGVSR is encoded by the coding sequence ATGAGCGTTATGGCCCGAGTCCTGTCCTGGCCCGTGATCGCGTACCGTCGATGGATCAGCCCGGCGCTGCCGGACCGCTGCCGGTTCTATCCCACCTGTAGCGCCTACGCCGTGGAGGCGATCCAGGTGCATGGCGCGGCACGGGGAGCCTGGTTGACCGTGAAGAGACTGGGAAGATGCCACCCGTTTCACGCCGGTGGATTCGATCCGGTCCCCGCGGCGCCAGATCGACCTGAGAGAGCACACATGACTGAGACGACCGGAGTCAGCCGGTGA
- the yidC gene encoding membrane protein insertase YidC: protein MNLNWIYTGISWLLLRWHDLWGKVVPEDEVLGTHWSWVLGIVFLVITIRIVLFPLFVKQIKSQRAMQALQPQLKELQSKYKNDRETLQREMVELYRKEKANPLMGCLPLLLQAPVFIGLLHVLRRIRPDNVYEANQWLYGWDPDYWFSALNAHVFGAPIWGTFLTSADQLEGTGSSPLTVKLVSGILVLVMTATTFLTTRQMILKTGWNADPQQRMIQKLMLYGIPVMLLFSGGIFPIGVILYWVVNNGISLAQQMWVLRKYPPPQNPTATNTPPGKKAPKPGSKKHAEMLKEKQERAKALAPKVGAKPVNRKKGGATRGASK, encoded by the coding sequence GTGAATCTAAACTGGATCTATACCGGTATTTCGTGGTTGCTGCTGCGGTGGCACGACCTGTGGGGGAAAGTCGTCCCCGAGGATGAGGTCCTGGGAACCCACTGGTCGTGGGTTCTGGGCATCGTCTTCCTGGTGATCACGATCCGCATTGTCCTGTTCCCGCTGTTCGTCAAGCAGATCAAGTCACAGCGGGCGATGCAGGCTCTGCAGCCTCAGTTGAAGGAACTGCAGAGCAAGTACAAGAACGACCGCGAAACGCTGCAGCGTGAAATGGTCGAGCTGTACCGCAAGGAGAAGGCCAACCCGTTGATGGGCTGCCTTCCGCTGCTGCTTCAGGCTCCGGTCTTCATCGGTCTGCTGCACGTGTTGCGTCGTATCCGCCCCGACAACGTGTACGAAGCCAACCAGTGGTTGTACGGCTGGGACCCCGACTACTGGTTCAGCGCTCTCAACGCCCACGTCTTCGGTGCCCCGATCTGGGGTACCTTCCTCACCTCCGCCGATCAGCTTGAGGGCACCGGGTCGAGCCCGCTGACCGTGAAGCTGGTGTCCGGCATCCTGGTGCTGGTCATGACCGCCACCACGTTCCTCACCACCCGGCAGATGATCCTCAAGACCGGATGGAATGCCGACCCGCAGCAGCGGATGATCCAGAAGCTGATGCTCTACGGCATCCCGGTCATGCTGCTGTTCTCGGGTGGAATCTTCCCCATCGGTGTGATCCTCTACTGGGTCGTCAACAACGGAATCTCATTGGCCCAGCAGATGTGGGTGCTGCGCAAGTACCCGCCGCCGCAGAACCCCACCGCCACCAACACCCCGCCCGGAAAGAAGGCCCCGAAGCCAGGCAGCAAGAAGCACGCTGAAATGCTTAAAGAAAAGCAGGAACGTGCTAAAGCCTTGGCGCCCAAGGTCGGTGCCAAGCCAGTCAACCGAAAGAAGGGGGGTGCCACGCGTGGCGCCAGTAAGTGA
- a CDS encoding protein jag, which translates to MKCLKKSRNVLKPWRPRSVPSQSTERRGVPRVAPVSEAETSAPETEQATEDELFAESEVAADYLEGFLDVIDSDGDIDELVVGDRPVVEIVGGGLGKLIGNNGATLEALQELARLAIYRKTGEHSRLMLDVGGYRANRRKELTALAERTASKVLETSRLVRLESMSAFERKCVHDVINATDGVESESEGSEPNRRIVVRPTS; encoded by the coding sequence CTGAAATGCTTAAAGAAAAGCAGGAACGTGCTAAAGCCTTGGCGCCCAAGGTCGGTGCCAAGCCAGTCAACCGAAAGAAGGGGGGTGCCACGCGTGGCGCCAGTAAGTGAAGCGGAAACCTCGGCTCCTGAAACGGAGCAGGCCACCGAGGACGAGCTGTTCGCCGAGAGCGAGGTGGCGGCGGACTACCTTGAAGGTTTCCTGGACGTCATCGACAGCGACGGAGACATCGACGAACTGGTCGTGGGGGATCGCCCGGTTGTCGAGATCGTCGGCGGCGGACTCGGAAAACTCATCGGCAACAACGGCGCGACCCTGGAAGCCCTGCAGGAACTCGCCCGGCTGGCCATCTACCGCAAGACCGGCGAGCACAGTCGCCTCATGCTCGACGTCGGCGGCTACCGGGCCAACCGACGTAAGGAACTCACGGCGCTCGCCGAACGCACCGCGAGCAAAGTACTGGAAACGTCGCGGCTCGTGCGGTTGGAGAGCATGAGCGCGTTCGAACGCAAATGTGTTCACGATGTCATCAACGCCACCGACGGCGTTGAAAGCGAATCCGAGGGCAGCGAGCCCAACCGACGGATCGTGGTGCGGCCGACCTCGTGA
- the rsmG gene encoding 16S rRNA (guanine(527)-N(7))-methyltransferase RsmG, producing the protein MFGEALPIAEKYAALLAGDGVVRGLIGPREVPRLWERHLLNCAVLAELVPNDADVLDIGSGAGLPGIPLAIARPDLWVTLVEPMERRTTFLEEAVEQLGLTNVEVLQARAEGVSPKGKADVVTSRAVAPLGKLANWCLPLVRRGGEMLAIKGASAPAEIEKFLAEKPSRAKNRPEIVECGRDLLETPTTVIRLVK; encoded by the coding sequence GTGTTCGGGGAGGCGCTGCCGATCGCGGAGAAGTACGCCGCACTGCTGGCCGGCGACGGCGTCGTCAGGGGGTTGATCGGACCCCGGGAGGTGCCGCGGCTGTGGGAACGCCATCTGCTGAACTGCGCCGTCCTCGCCGAGTTGGTTCCGAATGACGCCGATGTACTCGACATCGGTTCTGGTGCTGGACTGCCCGGGATTCCGTTGGCTATCGCGAGACCCGACCTCTGGGTCACCTTGGTCGAGCCGATGGAACGACGCACCACCTTTCTCGAGGAGGCGGTGGAACAGCTCGGTTTGACGAACGTCGAGGTGTTGCAGGCGCGAGCCGAGGGGGTGTCCCCGAAGGGTAAGGCCGATGTCGTCACATCTCGGGCGGTGGCACCGCTGGGGAAACTGGCGAACTGGTGTCTGCCCCTGGTGCGACGTGGCGGCGAGATGCTCGCAATCAAGGGCGCGTCCGCTCCGGCCGAGATCGAGAAGTTCTTGGCGGAGAAGCCGAGCCGAGCGAAGAACCGCCCCGAGATCGTCGAGTGCGGACGGGACCTGTTGGAGACCCCCACCACCGTGATCCGGCTGGTGAAGTAG
- a CDS encoding ParA family protein, with the protein MREKWDEGEVSRDRIREVLDSATRPDLRAEQLDDDLTHGAEMRSDHTWDAQGTVSRAITAAGYSGDPQFPHQQPNVSRETSQDEWPSPWEDDLPLAREAQRAVKVLNPGGDVSMPRPTRRRVLGIANQKGGVGKTTTAVNLAVALALHGNRVMVIDLDPQGNASTGLGVEHGSGTPSIYEALIEGVPLAEVTQAVEGIPNLVCAPATIDLAGAEVELVSVVARENRLQRAIAAYPHPIDYIFIDCPPSLGLLTVNAMVAAEEVLIPIQCEYYALEGLGQLLRNIELVKVHLNPRLNVSTILLTMYDKRTKLADQVEQEVRGHFGDTVLKAVVPRSVRVSEAPGYGQSVMTYDPGSRGATSYFEAAEEIAMRGARMGAA; encoded by the coding sequence GTGCGTGAGAAATGGGATGAAGGCGAAGTCAGCCGTGACCGTATCCGCGAGGTGCTCGACTCCGCGACACGGCCCGATTTAAGAGCCGAGCAGCTGGATGATGATTTGACTCACGGAGCTGAAATGCGATCTGATCACACTTGGGATGCCCAAGGTACGGTTTCGCGTGCGATCACGGCAGCGGGATACAGCGGTGATCCGCAGTTCCCGCATCAGCAGCCGAATGTTTCACGTGAAACATCACAGGACGAATGGCCGTCCCCGTGGGAGGATGACCTGCCCCTGGCGCGCGAAGCCCAGCGCGCCGTCAAGGTCCTGAATCCCGGTGGCGATGTCTCCATGCCGCGCCCGACTCGGCGGCGAGTCCTCGGCATCGCGAATCAGAAGGGCGGCGTGGGTAAGACGACCACCGCCGTGAACCTCGCGGTGGCATTGGCTTTGCACGGCAACCGCGTGATGGTCATCGATCTGGACCCGCAGGGAAATGCTTCCACCGGATTGGGTGTGGAGCATGGCTCGGGAACCCCGAGCATCTATGAAGCCCTCATCGAAGGCGTTCCGCTGGCCGAAGTGACCCAGGCGGTGGAGGGCATCCCGAATCTGGTGTGTGCCCCCGCCACGATCGACCTGGCCGGTGCGGAAGTCGAACTGGTATCGGTGGTCGCTCGGGAGAACCGGTTGCAGCGCGCCATCGCCGCTTATCCCCACCCGATCGATTACATCTTCATCGACTGCCCTCCGTCGCTGGGATTGTTGACGGTCAACGCGATGGTTGCCGCAGAAGAGGTTCTGATCCCGATCCAGTGCGAGTACTACGCGCTGGAGGGGTTGGGACAGTTGCTGCGGAACATCGAGCTCGTCAAGGTTCACCTGAACCCCCGGCTCAACGTGTCGACGATCCTGTTGACGATGTACGACAAGCGGACCAAACTCGCCGACCAGGTGGAGCAGGAGGTGCGTGGGCACTTCGGCGACACGGTCTTGAAGGCGGTCGTCCCTCGAAGTGTTCGCGTGTCCGAAGCCCCCGGATACGGCCAGTCGGTCATGACGTACGACCCCGGTTCTCGGGGTGCCACGAGTTACTTTGAGGCGGCTGAGGAGATCGCGATGCGCGGTGCGCGGATGGGAGCGGCTTGA
- a CDS encoding ParB/RepB/Spo0J family partition protein has protein sequence MRKKGGLGKGLAALIPASPTTTEEPPAGAEEPAPSPTATPVSRETSAEQVPEQRTTDEARTDVSRETDEDLLPVPGATFQLIPLDAIRTNPKQPRQVFDEDGLEELKVSLTEVGLLQPIAVRKNTSDDEFEFELIMGERRTRAARELGWDAIPAIVRETRDEDLLRDALLENIHRVQLNPLEEGAAYQQLLDEFNVTQEELSKRIGRSRPQISNTIRLLSLPAAVQLRVAAGVLSAGHARAILGLPSTDRQIEVASRIVSEGLSVRATEEIVALETGGRSGKSNDVSRETKKKAPKLSSPGVTDLADRLSDRFDTRVKVALGQKKGKIVIEFGSVADLERIAKTMGLETRSS, from the coding sequence ATGCGGAAGAAAGGTGGCTTGGGGAAGGGGCTGGCCGCCCTGATTCCGGCGTCTCCCACGACGACCGAGGAACCACCTGCGGGAGCCGAGGAGCCGGCACCATCGCCAACGGCGACTCCGGTTTCACGTGAAACATCGGCGGAGCAGGTTCCGGAACAACGGACGACCGACGAGGCTCGGACGGATGTTTCACGTGAAACGGATGAGGACCTGTTGCCGGTGCCCGGGGCGACGTTCCAACTCATCCCGCTCGATGCGATCCGAACCAACCCGAAGCAGCCACGCCAGGTCTTCGATGAGGACGGCCTGGAGGAGCTGAAGGTCTCGTTGACGGAGGTGGGGCTGCTTCAGCCGATCGCCGTCCGAAAGAACACCTCCGACGATGAGTTCGAGTTCGAACTGATCATGGGGGAGCGACGGACCCGCGCGGCGCGTGAACTCGGCTGGGATGCGATCCCGGCGATCGTGCGTGAGACCCGCGATGAAGATCTGCTTCGCGACGCCCTGCTGGAGAACATTCACCGGGTCCAGTTGAACCCGTTGGAGGAGGGCGCGGCGTACCAGCAGCTGCTCGACGAGTTCAATGTGACCCAAGAGGAGTTGTCGAAGCGAATCGGGCGCAGCCGTCCGCAGATCTCCAACACGATTCGACTGTTGAGCCTGCCCGCCGCGGTTCAGCTGCGGGTGGCGGCGGGCGTTCTGTCCGCCGGGCACGCTCGCGCCATTCTCGGACTGCCCTCGACCGATCGTCAGATCGAAGTCGCGAGTCGCATCGTCTCCGAGGGGCTGTCGGTTCGGGCCACTGAAGAGATCGTGGCGCTTGAGACCGGCGGCCGCAGCGGCAAGAGCAACGATGTTTCACGTGAAACCAAGAAGAAGGCGCCGAAGCTGTCGTCCCCTGGAGTCACGGATCTCGCGGATCGGTTGTCGGATCGATTCGATACTCGGGTCAAGGTCGCGCTCGGCCAGAAGAAGGGCAAGATCGTCATCGAGTTCGGCAGCGTCGCCGATTTGGAGCGCATCGCGAAGACGATGGGCTTGGAGACGCGTTCGAGCTGA
- a CDS encoding GNAT family N-acetyltransferase: protein MHSATAVSQALAEPMEVLVDPPVTTTLVDELTALWAKVTNAGGSVGFVAPVTEEGVRPHTVAILARVIDGSDTLVALTKGEQIVAWCVLAANDSPPRQGWRNVRHVQVDPDRQGEGLGGHLLQAVEAVSRGVLGLEALSLKVRTGTGAEEFYRRHGFVEVGRLPGAVKVAENDYRDDIIMWRRLR from the coding sequence GTGCATTCTGCTACTGCGGTCAGCCAGGCGCTGGCCGAACCAATGGAAGTGCTCGTCGATCCACCGGTGACCACCACCCTGGTCGACGAGCTCACCGCGTTGTGGGCCAAGGTCACCAACGCCGGCGGGTCGGTGGGCTTCGTCGCGCCGGTGACCGAAGAAGGCGTACGACCGCACACCGTGGCGATTCTCGCGCGGGTCATCGACGGCAGCGACACCTTGGTCGCCCTGACGAAAGGAGAGCAGATTGTCGCGTGGTGCGTTCTTGCCGCCAACGACTCTCCGCCGCGTCAGGGATGGCGGAATGTCAGGCACGTACAGGTCGATCCCGACCGTCAGGGCGAAGGGCTCGGCGGACATCTGTTGCAGGCCGTCGAGGCGGTCTCCCGCGGTGTATTGGGACTGGAGGCGCTGAGCTTGAAGGTGCGTACCGGTACCGGCGCTGAGGAGTTCTACCGTCGGCACGGTTTCGTCGAGGTGGGGCGGTTGCCGGGTGCGGTCAAGGTCGCCGAGAACGACTATCGTGATGACATCATCATGTGGCGCCGGTTGCGTTGA
- a CDS encoding VOC family protein: MTVLDSPIPRFHLAMPVDDLEAARRFYGEVLGLEQGRSSDTWIDWNLHGHQFVTHLAPERRQGIHNPVDGHDVPVPHFGLILTIPAFEELAERLRNAGTEFVIEPYVRFEGQPGEQWTMFLLDPAGNALEFKAFGDDDQVFAV, from the coding sequence ATGACGGTTCTCGATTCTCCGATTCCTCGATTTCACTTGGCGATGCCGGTGGACGATCTGGAGGCGGCACGTCGCTTCTACGGTGAGGTACTCGGGTTGGAACAGGGCAGAAGTTCCGACACCTGGATCGATTGGAACCTTCACGGCCATCAATTCGTTACCCACCTGGCTCCAGAACGGCGGCAAGGTATCCACAATCCGGTGGACGGCCATGACGTTCCGGTGCCGCACTTCGGTTTGATCCTGACGATCCCTGCGTTCGAGGAGCTCGCGGAGCGGCTTCGCAACGCGGGCACGGAGTTCGTGATCGAGCCGTATGTTCGGTTCGAGGGGCAGCCGGGTGAACAGTGGACGATGTTCCTGCTCGACCCGGCTGGGAACGCCTTGGAGTTCAAGGCGTTCGGCGATGACGACCAGGTGTTCGCGGTCTGA
- a CDS encoding DUF4274 domain-containing protein produces MDGVERILSHDCGDHDRLVEWVGALTDETGLWRLMSGYNWNDGFAIPLAVVRHPRCDRGLALRMYWELDDAARIHHGDDRDGLREAYSTLATYEPSEFDRLVEYCTVLVRGLRDESFPVGRNSFDTGFFGFDDPSLTDRRRRLRIARTEAARRDLEDGFLRPVTAE; encoded by the coding sequence GTGGACGGTGTTGAGCGCATCCTGAGCCATGACTGCGGCGACCATGATCGTTTGGTGGAGTGGGTGGGCGCGTTGACCGACGAGACCGGGTTGTGGCGGTTGATGAGCGGTTACAACTGGAACGACGGCTTCGCGATCCCGTTGGCGGTCGTGCGTCATCCGCGGTGTGATCGAGGGTTGGCGTTGCGGATGTATTGGGAGCTCGATGATGCGGCGCGGATTCATCACGGCGATGACCGAGACGGCCTCCGGGAGGCCTATTCGACGCTGGCCACCTATGAGCCCTCGGAGTTCGACCGCCTGGTGGAGTACTGCACCGTGTTGGTGCGTGGGTTGCGGGACGAGTCGTTCCCGGTGGGGCGAAACTCCTTCGACACCGGTTTCTTCGGTTTCGATGACCCGTCACTGACCGATCGGCGCCGGCGGTTGCGGATCGCTCGGACCGAGGCGGCTCGACGGGACCTAGAGGACGGGTTTCTTCGGCCTGTCACCGCCGAGTAA
- a CDS encoding methyltransferase, which produces MTESDRTPHRPRMPADRAERIRRWHHDALNRNHGRTEITVDYLGLRLTIPPTVLPITPVSHLMGEAVLAEVTPADRVLDMGTGSGVNAILAARTATEVLAVDINPDAVAAARDNAETNRVGDRVTVRLGDCFDGVTGRFDLIVFDPPFRWFTPRDHAEAATADADYRTLRRFFRQAEHHLTDRGRLLVFFGSTGDIDFLKELAETAGYHRETIAEFTETVDDWPVGYHTFRFSRVD; this is translated from the coding sequence ATGACCGAGAGTGACCGAACCCCGCACCGGCCGCGCATGCCAGCCGACCGCGCCGAACGCATCCGGCGATGGCATCACGACGCGCTCAACCGAAACCACGGCCGCACCGAAATCACCGTCGACTACCTCGGTCTCCGCCTCACCATCCCGCCCACCGTCCTGCCGATCACCCCGGTTTCGCACCTGATGGGCGAGGCCGTCCTAGCGGAGGTGACCCCCGCCGACCGGGTCCTGGACATGGGAACCGGCAGCGGTGTCAACGCGATCCTGGCGGCCCGCACCGCCACCGAGGTACTCGCCGTCGACATCAACCCGGACGCCGTCGCGGCCGCCCGCGACAACGCCGAGACCAACCGGGTCGGCGACCGGGTGACGGTTCGCCTCGGTGACTGCTTCGACGGGGTGACCGGACGCTTCGACCTCATCGTCTTCGATCCGCCGTTTCGATGGTTCACCCCGCGCGACCACGCCGAGGCCGCCACCGCCGACGCCGACTACCGCACCCTGCGACGGTTCTTCCGACAGGCCGAGCACCACCTGACGGATCGCGGCCGCCTACTGGTGTTCTTCGGCTCCACCGGTGACATCGACTTCCTGAAGGAACTGGCCGAAACCGCCGGGTACCACCGCGAAACGATCGCCGAGTTCACCGAGACCGTCGACGACTGGCCCGTCGGCTACCACACGTTCCGATTCAGCCGTGTCGATTGA
- a CDS encoding DUF998 domain-containing protein, which produces MVPYLLMGVTGVVALTAAWRLRGWKSAAIVGAVAWLPQIAYFGIEVIVGNAVTQPYDPLLQPMSDLGITTCGIDTYPLADRAICSPRHMLMNWTMSVSGTMTAAGALLLRSQFPRGRRVTAAMWLLVVFGVSNTLAGAIPADLGFTWHVLVSIPGMVVQIPALFLMGAALWKDSPRTAAWSHLCGAVAALSLALLMVQPVLELPGGLLQRTLYGAVFLWCTGVAIAVLSGARRR; this is translated from the coding sequence ATGGTGCCGTATCTGTTGATGGGCGTGACAGGGGTGGTCGCGCTGACGGCGGCATGGCGCCTGCGGGGGTGGAAGTCGGCCGCGATCGTCGGAGCCGTCGCCTGGTTGCCGCAGATCGCCTACTTCGGCATCGAGGTGATCGTGGGAAACGCGGTGACCCAACCGTACGACCCGCTGCTCCAGCCGATGAGCGATCTCGGTATCACCACCTGCGGGATCGACACCTACCCACTGGCGGACCGGGCGATCTGCTCACCACGTCACATGCTCATGAACTGGACCATGTCGGTCTCGGGCACCATGACGGCGGCGGGTGCCCTCCTACTGCGTTCCCAGTTTCCGCGGGGGCGGCGGGTGACCGCCGCGATGTGGCTGCTCGTCGTGTTCGGTGTGAGCAACACGTTGGCCGGCGCGATCCCCGCCGACCTCGGTTTCACCTGGCACGTCCTCGTGTCGATTCCCGGGATGGTGGTTCAGATTCCGGCACTGTTCCTCATGGGCGCTGCATTGTGGAAGGACAGCCCGAGGACGGCGGCCTGGTCGCATCTGTGCGGGGCGGTCGCCGCGCTCAGCCTCGCCCTGCTCATGGTGCAACCGGTGCTCGAACTGCCCGGAGGCCTACTGCAACGCACGTTGTACGGCGCCGTCTTCCTATGGTGCACCGGCGTTGCGATCGCCGTCCTCAGTGGTGCGCGTCGACGGTGA
- a CDS encoding FhaA domain-containing protein, whose product MTVLGRFEKRLEGLFEGAFAKIFKGVVHPVEIAGAMQREAESHKAILAGGRILVPNRYVIDLSPPDHDRLAPYAAALAQELAQSQAEHIGEHGWTVYGDVIVEIERGEGLDTGMFRVIAEVAAQQEQHAHQGYGGGPGYDAPHQGQPAPPTGPRLVSGDGRQYAITMGSTTIGRGEQAQIRLPDVGISRVHVRIDFDGGQVIVTDLGSTNGTLVNGQRISTIAVQPGDMIQLGTTSLTLQAG is encoded by the coding sequence GTGACTGTGCTGGGACGCTTTGAGAAGCGGCTGGAGGGCCTGTTTGAGGGTGCCTTCGCGAAGATATTCAAAGGTGTCGTGCACCCGGTCGAGATCGCCGGTGCCATGCAGCGTGAGGCGGAGTCTCACAAGGCGATACTGGCGGGCGGCCGGATTCTCGTGCCGAACCGATACGTCATTGATCTGTCTCCTCCCGACCACGACCGCCTAGCACCATACGCGGCGGCGTTGGCTCAGGAGTTGGCGCAGTCGCAGGCCGAGCACATCGGTGAACACGGCTGGACCGTCTACGGCGATGTGATCGTCGAGATCGAGCGCGGCGAGGGCCTCGACACCGGAATGTTCCGGGTGATCGCCGAGGTTGCCGCGCAGCAGGAACAGCACGCTCACCAGGGTTACGGTGGCGGCCCGGGTTATGACGCACCCCACCAGGGACAGCCGGCTCCGCCGACGGGGCCGCGACTGGTGTCGGGTGATGGTCGGCAGTACGCGATCACCATGGGGTCGACCACCATCGGCCGTGGTGAACAGGCGCAGATCCGGCTTCCCGACGTGGGGATCTCCCGTGTGCACGTTCGGATCGACTTCGACGGCGGTCAGGTCATCGTGACCGACTTGGGGTCGACGAACGGAACCCTCGTCAACGGACAGCGGATCTCGACGATCGCGGTGCAGCCCGGCGACATGATTCAGCTCGGTACGACGTCGCTGACGTTGCAGGCCGGCTAG